A single genomic interval of Pseudodesulfovibrio sp. S3 harbors:
- a CDS encoding ABC transporter substrate-binding protein has translation MKRLVIVLALLLSFMFAASVATAGKIEDVKAKGVLVCGVKDSVYLFGFIDPETKELAGFDIDICKYIADKLGVKAEFQTVTSKNRIPMLTQGSVDLLAATMTHKFSRDEQIDFSITYFMDGQKLLVEKGSGIASAADLANKKVGTVKGSTSEKNIKAAQPAAQVISYDEYPQAFMALKQGKVKAVTTDSGILAGLKASDDNPDNWEIVGDFIASEPYGLGVPQDDSAFRDFVNKSLNEMWLDGTYQKLFKKWMGYDLPAGWQIELWPM, from the coding sequence ATGAAACGTTTGGTTATCGTCCTGGCACTGCTGCTGTCCTTTATGTTTGCAGCATCCGTGGCCACCGCCGGCAAGATTGAAGATGTGAAAGCAAAGGGTGTTCTGGTCTGTGGAGTCAAAGACTCTGTTTACCTGTTCGGTTTTATCGATCCCGAGACCAAGGAACTGGCCGGTTTCGACATTGATATTTGCAAATACATCGCTGACAAGCTTGGCGTGAAAGCAGAATTTCAGACTGTTACATCCAAGAACCGCATTCCCATGCTGACACAGGGTTCGGTCGACCTTCTGGCCGCCACCATGACGCACAAATTCTCCCGTGACGAGCAGATCGACTTTTCCATTACCTATTTCATGGACGGTCAGAAGCTCCTGGTAGAAAAGGGTTCCGGCATCGCTTCCGCTGCCGATCTGGCCAACAAGAAAGTCGGTACCGTCAAGGGATCCACTTCTGAAAAGAATATAAAGGCTGCTCAGCCTGCCGCTCAGGTCATCTCCTACGATGAATACCCGCAGGCCTTCATGGCCCTGAAGCAGGGCAAGGTCAAGGCTGTGACCACTGACTCCGGCATCCTGGCAGGTTTGAAGGCCAGCGACGACAATCCCGATAATTGGGAAATCGTTGGTGATTTCATTGCTTCCGAGCCTTACGGCTTGGGCGTACCCCAGGACGATTCCGCTTTCCGTGATTTCGTCAACAAGTCCCTGAACGAAATGTGGTTGGACGGCACCTACCAAAAGCTGTTCAAGAAATGGATGGGTTACGATCTGCCCGCAGGTTGGCAGATTGAGCTTTGGCCCATGTAA
- a CDS encoding amino acid ABC transporter permease, giving the protein MDYNFQWAKMFTGEPALWMWEGFVTTMQISVTSLFCAMILGIIICVLRLTPFKVFQWFSIVFIEFFRNTPLLVQIFFWYNAAHFVIPAGINQWMNDLYYWFPGSFSLFGHEYVGEWMLFNVELFTGIIALTVYTSAFIAEEIRAGIFSIPKNQLEASRASGLSFLQGYRFVILPQALRIVIPPLISQALNLIKNSSLVMVLGVTDIMYQASQVESYHAMPFEAFTVALLIYLAISLVVSFCITMYNKHFMIQVMY; this is encoded by the coding sequence TTGGATTATAATTTTCAATGGGCTAAAATGTTCACAGGTGAGCCCGCTTTATGGATGTGGGAAGGGTTTGTCACCACGATGCAGATATCGGTGACTTCGTTGTTCTGTGCAATGATTTTGGGCATCATCATCTGTGTATTACGGCTGACTCCATTCAAGGTTTTTCAGTGGTTCAGTATTGTTTTCATAGAATTTTTCAGGAATACGCCGCTGCTCGTCCAAATTTTTTTCTGGTATAATGCGGCCCATTTCGTCATCCCCGCCGGTATCAATCAGTGGATGAACGACCTTTATTACTGGTTCCCCGGTTCCTTTTCCCTGTTCGGTCATGAATACGTCGGTGAGTGGATGCTTTTCAATGTGGAGCTTTTCACCGGCATCATCGCTCTGACCGTGTACACCTCGGCCTTCATCGCCGAAGAAATCCGGGCAGGTATTTTCTCCATTCCCAAGAATCAGCTGGAGGCGTCTCGCGCTTCCGGGCTTTCGTTTTTACAGGGATACCGCTTTGTCATCTTGCCCCAGGCCCTGCGCATCGTCATACCGCCGCTTATCTCCCAGGCGTTGAACCTGATCAAGAACTCGTCGCTGGTCATGGTCTTGGGTGTTACCGACATCATGTATCAGGCCAGCCAGGTCGAATCGTATCATGCCATGCCGTTTGAGGCCTTTACCGTTGCACTGCTGATCTACCTGGCCATTTCCCTGGTCGTTTCGTTCTGCATCACCATGTACAACAAGCACTTCATGATCCAGGTCATGTACTAG
- a CDS encoding amino acid ABC transporter ATP-binding protein, producing MAMIEVQKLHKWYGDFHVLQGITESVNKGEVLVICGPSGSGKSTFIRCINRLEEYQKGNILFDGKDIQDKDVNINDLRAEIGIVFQQFNLYPHLTVLKNVTLAPIKVKNMPKDEAEAVALTLLERVGIHDQAHKYPAELSGGQQQRVAIARSLAMKPKVMLFDEPTSALDPEMINEVLNVMKDLAREGMTMLCVTHEMGFAREVCDRVLFMDGGVVVEQAPPDEFFKNPQNERTKNFLKEIL from the coding sequence ATGGCAATGATAGAAGTGCAGAAGCTGCACAAATGGTATGGCGATTTTCACGTTCTTCAAGGAATAACCGAATCCGTAAACAAAGGCGAAGTGTTGGTAATCTGCGGCCCTTCCGGTTCGGGTAAGTCCACTTTCATTCGTTGTATCAATCGGCTTGAGGAGTATCAGAAGGGGAATATCCTTTTTGACGGCAAGGATATCCAGGACAAGGACGTTAATATTAACGACCTGCGGGCCGAAATTGGTATCGTTTTCCAACAATTCAATCTTTATCCGCATCTGACTGTTCTGAAAAATGTCACCCTGGCCCCGATCAAGGTCAAGAATATGCCGAAAGATGAGGCCGAGGCCGTTGCTTTGACTCTGCTTGAGCGCGTTGGCATCCATGATCAGGCGCACAAATATCCCGCAGAGCTTTCCGGTGGTCAGCAACAGCGCGTCGCCATAGCCCGTTCCCTGGCCATGAAGCCGAAGGTCATGCTGTTTGACGAGCCCACTTCGGCCTTGGACCCGGAGATGATCAACGAGGTTCTTAACGTCATGAAGGACCTGGCACGCGAAGGCATGACCATGCTCTGCGTCACCCATGAGATGGGTTTTGCTCGTGAAGTCTGCGACCGAGTCCTGTTCATGGACGGCGGCGTGGTGGTTGAACAGGCTCCGCCGGATGAATTCTTCAAGAACCCGCAAAATGAGCGTACAAAGAACTTCCTCAAGGAAATTCTTTAA
- a CDS encoding amino acid ABC transporter permease, producing the protein MHWDIPAHDFTYFLYGNTVVDFTFPFIHNPEGLVASVILAIFGIFGAFWIGLAAGLMRLSRRRWVKLPAVAYIEMIRGMPLLLLIFWFYYMAPVVTGQTMPAFTTTMFCFMVFTGAYVGEIVRAGVLALPKGQMEAARSTGLSNVQAMQLVILPQALRNMIPSFVNQFVSLTKDTSLAAILGVIELTRTGVQVDNREMVASFEVWITIAALYFTICYVLTSYSRRLEAQLSRYQARDR; encoded by the coding sequence ATGCATTGGGATATACCTGCACATGATTTCACGTATTTCCTTTACGGGAATACTGTCGTTGATTTTACCTTTCCCTTTATCCACAATCCGGAAGGGCTTGTAGCCAGCGTCATTCTGGCAATTTTCGGCATTTTCGGTGCGTTCTGGATCGGTCTGGCCGCTGGTCTCATGCGCTTGTCCAGGAGACGGTGGGTCAAGCTGCCTGCCGTTGCCTATATTGAAATGATTCGCGGCATGCCGTTGTTGCTGCTCATTTTCTGGTTTTACTACATGGCGCCGGTGGTTACCGGGCAGACCATGCCCGCTTTCACCACCACCATGTTCTGCTTCATGGTGTTTACCGGAGCATACGTGGGTGAGATTGTCCGCGCCGGTGTCCTTGCTCTGCCCAAGGGGCAGATGGAGGCAGCCAGAAGCACGGGGTTGTCGAATGTTCAGGCAATGCAGTTGGTTATTCTGCCACAGGCCTTGAGGAACATGATTCCCTCTTTTGTGAATCAGTTCGTTTCCCTGACAAAGGATACTTCTCTTGCGGCCATTCTCGGCGTCATCGAGCTGACCAGAACTGGTGTTCAAGTGGATAACCGGGAGATGGTCGCATCCTTTGAAGTTTGGATCACGATTGCTGCTTTGTATTTCACTA